From one Gossypium hirsutum isolate 1008001.06 chromosome D08, Gossypium_hirsutum_v2.1, whole genome shotgun sequence genomic stretch:
- the LOC107899065 gene encoding protein DEHYDRATION-INDUCED 19 homolog 3, which produces MDADTWSVRLSSASKRYQSSLESRSNMLMGFEEIDEEDDIREEFPCPFCSEYFDIVGLCCHIDDEHPVEAKNGVCPVCALRVGVDMVAHLALQHGNIFKMQRKRKSRKGGSHSTLSLLKKELREGNLQTLLGSSSCIVSSSNSAPDPLLSLFILPMIDDFVSDQPPFPTETSRNNKSSDVKKSERTIQSSPLSVKDQEEKAKRCECVQGLLLSTIVDDIL; this is translated from the exons ATGGATGCTGATACATGGAGTGTTCGTCTTTCTTCAGCTTCTAAGAGATATCAATCATCTCTTGAATCACGATCTA ATATGTTAATGGGGTTTGAAGAAatagatgaagaagatgatataagaGAGGAATTTCCATGCCCTTTTTGTTCAGAGTATTTCGATATCGTTGGCTTGTGCTGTCACATTGATGATGAGCATCCTGTGGAGGCTAAAAATGgg GTATGTCCGGTCTGTGCATTGAGGGTGGGGGTTGATATGGTTGCGCATTTAGCGCTACAACATGGAAATATATTCAAG ATGCAGCGCAAGAGGAAATCACGTAAAGGTGGATCTCATTCAACACTCTCCCTTCTGAAGAAAGAGTTGAGGGAAGGAAACCTACAGACCCTCTTGGGGAGTTCTTCTTGTATAGTGTCTTCATCCAATTCAGCACCTGATCCATTGTTGTCTTTGTTTATTTTACCAATGATTGATGATTTTGTTAGTGATCAGCCTCCGTTTCCTACTGAAACAAGCAGAAATAACAAAAGTTCTGACGTGAAAAAGTCCGAAAG AACTATCCAATCATCACCCCTTTCTGTTAAGGACCAGGAAGAGAAGGCAAAGAGATGTGAATGCGTTCAAGGGCTGCTGTTGTCTACAATTGTTGATGATATCTTATAA
- the LOC107899067 gene encoding single-stranded DNA-binding protein, mitochondrial isoform X1, whose protein sequence is MSSFAIRSAKLLRLSVSTTRNSSLVAAGVQRTSKMWYSTGSLDDFETEEAKSEEIDEILGDKPNRREPLLQGVRPGKGWNFRGVHKAIICGKVGQAPVQKILRNGRTVTIFTVGTGGMFDLRVVRDQNTPKPVQWHRIAVHNDILGAYAVQQVTKNSQVFVEGDIETRVYNDSINGEVKHVPEICIRRDGRIRVIKPGTGVNNVSFDDLSEGLV, encoded by the exons ATGAGTTCATTCGCTATCAGATCGGCAAAGCTCCTTAGACTTTCTGTTTCTACGACACGCAACTCTTCTCTAG TTGCAGCGGGTGTGCAACGTACCTCCAAGATGTGGTATTCAACAGGTTCGCTTGATGACTTCGAAACTGAGGAAGCGAAAAGCGAAGAGATAGATGAGATTCTTGGCGACAAGCCTAACAGGCGTGAGCCACTGCTCCAAGGTGTCAGACCCGGAAAGGGTTGGAATTTCCGTGGTGTACACAAG GCAATTATTTGTGGAAAAGTTGGGCAAGCCCCCGTGCAGAAGATATTGCGAAATGGGAGAACTGTAACTATATTTACTGTTGGAACAGGTGGTATGTTTGACCTGAGAGTTGTACGGGACCAGAACACACCAAAACCTGTCCAATGGCATCGAATTGCTGTGCATAATGATATACTTGGGGCATATGCAGTTCAACAAGTCACAAAAAA CTCTCAAGTCTTTGTTGAGGGTGACATTGAAACTAGAGTTTACAATGACAGCATAAATGGTGAAGTTAAACATGTACCAGAAATATGCATCCGTCGCGATG GAAGAATTCGTGTTATAAAGCCCGGTACAGGTGTTAACAATGTATCCTTTGATGACCTGA GTGAGGGATTGGTGTAG
- the LOC107899066 gene encoding probable protein phosphatase 2C 5, translated as MSQAEVLRMKPPLVPLATLIGRELRNEKVEKPFVKYGQAALAKKGEDYFLVKLDCQRIPGNPATSFSVFAIFDGHNGISAAIFAKENLLSNILSAIPQGISREEWLQALPRALVAGFVKTDIEFQQRGETSGTTVTFVVIDAWTVTVASVGDSRCILDTQGGIVSLLTVDHRLEENAEERERVTASGGEVGRLNVFGGNEVGPLRCWPGGLCLSRSIGDTDVGEFIVPIPHVKQVKLSNAGGRLIIASDGIWDALSSDMAAKSCRGLPADLGAKMVVKEALRSRGLKDDTTCLVVDIIPSDQPVLPSTPRKKQNMLSSILFRKKSLNFTNKTTNKLSAIGVVEELFEEGSAVLAERLGKDFPTNANSGIFRCAVCQVDQPPAEGLTMSSGPFFSHSSKRWEGPFLCTNCRKKKDAMEGKRPSRPTVVA; from the exons ATGAGCCAGGCTGAAGTATTGAGGATGAAGCCACCTCTTGTTCCGCTTGCGACCTTGATCGGTCGTGAGCTGAGAAACGAGAAAGTTGAGAAGCCTTTCGTGAAGTACGGACAAGCTGCTTTGGCCAAAAAAGGAGAAGATTACTTTCTGGTTAAACTTGATTGTCAGAGGATTCCCGGGAATCCAGCAACGTCATTTTCAGTATTCGCG ATTTTTGATGGGCATAATGGTATATCAGCTGCCATTTTTGCAAAGGAGAACTTATTGAGTAACATCTTGAGTGCAATACCGCAAGGCATCAGTAGGGAGGAGTGGCTTCAAGCCCTTCCTCGGGCTCTGGTTGCTGGCTTTGTGAAAACGGACATTGAATTTCAGCAGAGAG GGGAAACTTCCGGGACAACAGTCACATTTGTTGTGATTGATGCATGGACTGTCACTGTTGCATCCGTGGGTGATTCTCGGTGTATATTAGACACCCAAGGGGGCATAGTTTCTCTCCTGACTGTAGATCATAGGCTAGAAGAGAATGCAGAAGAAAGGGAGCGTGTCACTGCCAGCGGGGGTGAAGTAGGAAGGCTTAATGTTTTCGGGGGCAATGAG GTTGGTCCACTTCGTTGCTGGCCTGGTGGGTTATGCCTCTCTAGGTCAATTGGTGACACAGATGTTGGAGAGTTTATTGTCCCGATACCACACGTTAAGCAAGTGAAG TTGTCAAATGCTGGAGGTCGACTTATTATTGCTTCAGATGGTATTTGGGATGCTTTATCTTCAGACATGGCTGCCAAGTCTTGTCGGGGATTACCAGCAGACCTTGGAGCAAAGATGGTTGTTAAG GAAGCTTTGAGGTCGAGGGGCCTAAAGGATGATACAACCTGTCTGGTTGTTGATATTATCCCGTCTGACCAACCGGTCCTACCTTCAACTCCAAGGAAGAAGCAGAATATGCTCAGTTCAATTCTTTTCAGGAAGAAATCTCTAAATTTCACAAACAAGACTACAAATAAACTTTCTGCCATTGGAGTTGTTGAGGAGCTCTTTGAAGAGGGTTCTGCTGTGCTTGCCGAAAG GTTGGGTAAGGATTTCCCCACGAATGCAAACTCCGGGATTTTCCGATGTGCAGTCTGTCAAGTAGATCAACCTCCAGCTGAGGGTTTAACAATGAGCTCTGGGCCATTTTTCTCACACAGTTCGAAGCGCTGGGAAGGACCGTTTCTCTGCACTAACTGTcggaaaaagaaagatgccatggAAGGAAAAAGGCCAAGCAGGCCCACGGTGGTCGCATAA
- the LOC107899069 gene encoding eukaryotic translation initiation factor 3 subunit A, whose amino-acid sequence MANFAKPENALKRAEELINVGQKQDALQALHNLITSKRYRAWQKPLEKIMFKYVELCVDMRKGRFAKDGLIQYRIVCQQVNVSSLEEVIKHFMHLSTQKAEQARSQAEALEEALDVDDLEADKRPEDLMLSYVSGEKGKDRSDRELVTPWFKFLWETYRTVLEILRNNSKLEALYAMTAHRAFQFCKQYKRTTEFRRLCEIIRNHLANLNKYKDQRDRPDLSAPESLQLYLDTRFEQLKIATELGLWQEAFRSVEDIHGLMSIVKKTPKASLMVVYYAKLTEIFWISGSHLYHAYAWFKLFSLQKSFNKNLSQKDLQLIASSVVLTALSVSPYNQTRGASHLELENEKERNLRMANLIGFNLESKLENREVLSRSAVLTELISKGVLSCATQEVKDLYHLLENDFLPLDVASKIHPLLMKISKLGGKLTSASSVAEVQLSQYVPSLERLATLRLLKQVSQLYQTMKIESLSQMIPFFEFSMVEKISVDAVKHKFISMKVDHMKGAVLFGNTGLESDKLHDHLAVLAESLNKARAMIYPTPKKASKLGEVLPGLGEIVDKEHKRLLARKSIIEKRKEEQERQLLEMEREEESKRQNLLKKTEEAEKKRLAAMFEQQRAERIRKEIEERELEEAQALLQETEKHLKRGKKKTILDGEKLTKQTLIERALSEQLKERQEQEKRLLKVAKTMDHLERAKREEAAPLIEAAFQRRLVEEKVLHEREQQLEVELSRQRHDGDLKEKNRLARMLENKMIFQERVISRRQAEFDQRRVEGEERIKQIIQARKQERDIKRKKIFYVRSEEERIKKMREEEEARKREEAERRRKEEAEHKAKMDEIAEKQRQRERELEEKERLRREALLGRAPEGISRPSELPAGSRTTEPVVATPAAAAAAPTTGKYVPKFRLRPESSGPAPPSEPDRWGKPAQLEPDRWAAGSRAPPSQSDRWTSGSRAPPQDSDRLAGGGSRATPPDSNRFGGGSGSSKAEPWRPSRARNPQRG is encoded by the exons ATGGCGAATTTTGCGAAACCAGAGAATGCCTTGAAGAGAGCTGAAG AGTTGATTAATGTTGGGCAGAAGCAAGATGCTTTGCAGGCTCTTCACAATCTAATAACTTCAAAGAGATACAGAGCTTGGCAGAAGCCGCTTGAAAAGATCATGTTTAAATATGTAGAGCTGTGTGTTGACATGCGGAAGGGTCGTTTTGCCAAGGATGGTCTGATTCAATATCGTATCGTATGTCAACAAGTAAATGTTAGTTCTCTGGAGGAGGTGATCAAGCACTTCATGCATCTTTCTACTCAGAAAGCCGAGCAGGCTCGAAGCCAGGCAGAAGCCTTAGAAGAAGCTCTTGATGTTGATGACCTTGAAGCTGATAAAAGGCCTGAAGATCTGATGCTAAGCTATGTCAGCGGAGAGAAAGGAAAGGATAGGTCTGATCGTGAGCTTGTTACTCCTTGGTTCAAGTTTCTCTGGGAGACCTATAGAACAGTGCTTGAAATATTGCGGAACAATTCCAAGTTAGAGGCACTCTATGCG ATGACAGCACATCGGGCATTCCAGTTCTGCAAGCAGTATAAACGGACAACAGAGTTCCGAAGGTTGTGTGAGATTATAAGGAATCATTTAGCAAATCTAAATAAATATAAAGACCAGAGGGACAGACCTGATCTTTCAGCACCTGAAAGTTTGCAACTGTATCTTGATACAAGATTTGAGCAGCTAAAGATTGCTACTGAACTTGGACTCTGGCAG GAAGCTTTTCGTTCTGTTGAAGATATTCATGGATTGATGTCCATTGTCAAGAAAACTCCCAAGGCTTCCTTGATGGTGGTTTATTATGCCAAGTTAACTGAAATATTCTGGATTTCAGGCAGCCATCTTTATCATGCTTATGCATGGTTCAAGCTATTTTCACTTCAAAAAAGCTTTAATAAAAACTTAAGTCAGAAGGACTTGCAGTTGATAGCGTCATCAGTTGTTTTGACTGCACTGTCAGTTTCCCCTTACAATCAAACACGTGGTGCATCACACTTGGAACTTGAAAATGAGAAAGAACGCAACCTTCGAATGGCAAATCTTATAGGATTTAATCTTGAATCTAAACTTGAGAACAGAGAAGTG TTGTCAAGGTCAGCAGTTCTCACAGAGCTG atATCCAAAGGTGTACTTAGTTGTGCAACTCAAGAAGTGAAAGATCTTTACCATCTTTTAGAAAATGATTTTCTCCCTCTTGATGTTGCATCTAAGATACATCCTTTGTTGATGAAAATATCAAAACTGGGTGGGAAGCTGACTTCAGCTTCATCTGTTGCCGAAGTTCAACTCTCTCAATATGTTCCTTCCCTTGAAAGGCTTGCTACCCTCAGATTGCTTAAGCAG GTTTCCCAACTTTACCAGACAATGAAAATTGAGAGTCTGTCTCAGATGATCcccttttttgaattttctatGGTTGAAAAGATTTCTGTTGATGCTGTGAAACATAAGTTCATATCCATGAAAGTTGACCACATGAAAGGTGCTGTGCTGTTTGGTAATACG GGTCTTGAATCTGACAAGCTTCATGATCACTTGGCTGTTCTTGCTGAGTCTTTGAATAAAGCAAGAGCAATGATATACCCCACTCCGAAGAAAGCATCAAAGCTGGGTGAAGTTTTACCAGGGTTAGGGGAAATTGTAGACAAGGAACACAAAAGACTTCTTGCACGGAAATCAATCAttgagaaaagaaaggaagaacaAGAGCGTCAATTATTGGAAATG gaACGTGAGGAGGAGTCAAAGAGGCAGAATTTGCTGAAGAAAACTGAAGAAGCAGAAAAGAAGAGGCTTGCTGCTATGTTTGAGCAACAACGAGCTGAAAGAATTCGTAAGGAAATAGAGGAGCGAGAGCTTGAAGAAGCACAGGCACTACTACAGGAAACTGAAAAGCATTTGAAAAGGGGGAAAAAGAAGACAATTTTGGATGGG GAGAAATTAACAAAGCAAACCTTGATCGAGCGGGCTTTGAGTGAGCAGCTTAAGGAGAGGCAGGAACAGGAGAAGAGACTACTAAAGGTTGCCAAAACAATGGACCATCTAGAAAGAGCAAAGAGAGAGGAAGCAGCCCCCTTGATTGAAGCTGCTTTTCAACGGCGATTGGTAGAAGAGAAGGTGCTTCATGAACGTGAGCAACAG CTGGAAGTTGAGTTGAGCAGACAGCGCCATGATGGGGACTTGAAAGAGAAGAATAGGCTGGCACGTATGTTAGAAAACAAG ATGATTTTCCAGGAAAGAGTAATAAGTCGTCGGCAAGCTGAGTTTGACCAACGGAGAGTAGAGGGAGAGGAGAGGATCAAACAAATAATTCAGGCTCGGAAGCAGGAAAGAGAtattaagagaaagaaaatattttatgtgaGGTCTGAGGAGGAGAGAATCAAGAAGATGCGCGAAGAGGAGGAGGCTCGTAAACGTGAAG AGGCTGAGAGACGAAGGAAAGAAGAAGCTGAACACAAAGCAAAAATGGATGAGATTGCTGAAAAGCAGAGGCAAAGAGAGCGAGAATTGGAAGAGAAAGAGAGGCTGAGGCGAGAAGCCCTCTTGGGAAGGGCACCGGAGGGGATTTCTAGGCCTTCTGAACTTCCTGCTGGGTCCCGTACAACTGAGCCTGTCGTTGCGACTccagctgctgctgctgctgctccAACTACCGGGAAATATGTTCCTAAGTTCCGGCTAAGGCCTGAAAGCTCTGGTCCAGCTCCACCTTCTGAACCTGATCGATGGGGCAAGCCAGCACAGTTGGAGCCCGACCGATGGGCTGCTGGCAGCAGGGCTCCTCCATCGCAATCTGATCGCTGGACTAGTGGCAGTAGGGCTCCACCTCAGGATTCTGATCGTTTGGCAGGTGGTGGTAGCAGAGCTACACCTCCAGATTCGAATCGTTTTGGTGGTGGCAGTGGGAGCAGCAAGGCAGAACCCTGGCGACCTTCAAGGGCCAGGAACCCACAACGCGGTTGA
- the LOC107899067 gene encoding single-stranded DNA-binding protein, mitochondrial isoform X2, whose protein sequence is MSSFAIRSAKLLRLSVSTTRNSSLAGVQRTSKMWYSTGSLDDFETEEAKSEEIDEILGDKPNRREPLLQGVRPGKGWNFRGVHKAIICGKVGQAPVQKILRNGRTVTIFTVGTGGMFDLRVVRDQNTPKPVQWHRIAVHNDILGAYAVQQVTKNSQVFVEGDIETRVYNDSINGEVKHVPEICIRRDGRIRVIKPGTGVNNVSFDDLSEGLV, encoded by the exons ATGAGTTCATTCGCTATCAGATCGGCAAAGCTCCTTAGACTTTCTGTTTCTACGACACGCAACTCTTCTCTAG CGGGTGTGCAACGTACCTCCAAGATGTGGTATTCAACAGGTTCGCTTGATGACTTCGAAACTGAGGAAGCGAAAAGCGAAGAGATAGATGAGATTCTTGGCGACAAGCCTAACAGGCGTGAGCCACTGCTCCAAGGTGTCAGACCCGGAAAGGGTTGGAATTTCCGTGGTGTACACAAG GCAATTATTTGTGGAAAAGTTGGGCAAGCCCCCGTGCAGAAGATATTGCGAAATGGGAGAACTGTAACTATATTTACTGTTGGAACAGGTGGTATGTTTGACCTGAGAGTTGTACGGGACCAGAACACACCAAAACCTGTCCAATGGCATCGAATTGCTGTGCATAATGATATACTTGGGGCATATGCAGTTCAACAAGTCACAAAAAA CTCTCAAGTCTTTGTTGAGGGTGACATTGAAACTAGAGTTTACAATGACAGCATAAATGGTGAAGTTAAACATGTACCAGAAATATGCATCCGTCGCGATG GAAGAATTCGTGTTATAAAGCCCGGTACAGGTGTTAACAATGTATCCTTTGATGACCTGA GTGAGGGATTGGTGTAG